In the Malania oleifera isolate guangnan ecotype guangnan chromosome 1, ASM2987363v1, whole genome shotgun sequence genome, one interval contains:
- the LOC131158398 gene encoding transcription factor bHLH123-like: protein MAEEYQTGVCSTGNWWDSSRNRFDSGSSPSSSTLNSIGSFGWPTDMADIKARSSMDSATVSGSSVVFQDTQKLQGPDSAGGSDSGGSTVLTDPNLQMMGLGLSCQAMDWNQQDLLRSSTGKPESSFRSMLEEDMSSNANFQQETAAGMATSSHVQWRNKIFAGSCGDASSINEFKQMNRLGFSLDQTQFDSHSSSGESTATCQGLQMDNSAGVYGSPTMLQGLLGYDHNQPQPQQPTLSANYPYHHQGNLYTTMNSNEALPSTWSKFPQFLRTSPPKQTSHINHLQFSNNAPYWNASTTTAATNNVSVRSGFFPTLQTQVPTPTFNEKLKSTAEVRDSGTVVKKNGSELGSKRPRNETPLPAFKVRKEKMGDRITALQQLVSPFGKTDTASVLSEAIEYIKFLHQQVSFLSTPYMNSTGAASIQHQQNSGKSKDPDQAPNLRSRGLCLVPISSTFPVTHETTVDFWAPTFGGSFR, encoded by the exons ATGGCAGAAGAATATCAAACAGGTGTTTGCAGTACTGGGAACTGGTGGGATTCGTCCCGAAACCGGTTCGACAGCGgatcatctccttcttcttccacACTTAACAGTATAGGGAGCTTCGGGTGGCCGACCGATATGGCTGACATCAAAGCAAGGTCTTCTATGGATTCTGCGACGGTTTCCGGTAGTTCGGTTGTTTTCCAAGATACCCAAAAGCTGCAAGGGCCTGACTCGGCGGGCGGAAGTGATAGCGGCGGCAGTACCGTACTCACAGATCCCAACCTGCAAATGATGGGTTTAGGCCTTTCATGTCAAGCAATGGATTGGAACCAGCAGGATTTACT TCGTAGTAGTACTGGAAAACCCGAGAGCAGTTTTCGATCCATGCTCGAAGAAGATATGAGTTCTAATGCGAATTTTCAGCAAGAGACTGCAGCAGGGATGGCAACATCATCACATGTCCAATGGAGGAACAAAATATTTGCTGGGAGCTGCGGGGATGCCTCCTCCATAAATGAGTTTAAGCAGATGAACCGGCTTGGTTTCTCGCTCGATCAAACTCAGTTTGATTCTCACAGCAGCTCGGGAGAGAGCACGGCGACGTGCCAGGGCTTGCAGATGGATAATTCTGCAGGAGTGTATGGGAGTCCAACTATGCTGCAAGGGTTATTGGGATATGATCATAATCAGCCACAGCCACAGCAGCCCACTTTGAGTGCTAATTACCCATATCACCATCAGGGAAATTTGTATACAACCATGAACTCTAATGAAGCATTGCCTTCCACTTGGTCCAAATTTCCTCAGTTCTTGAGAACTTCACCACCAAAACAGACTTCCCATATCAACCACTTGCAATTCTCCAACAACGCCCCCTATTGGAATGCATCGACAACTACCGCCGCCACCAACAACGTTAGCGTCCGATCTGGCTTTTTCCCAACGCTGCAAACGCAAGTTCCCACGCCGACCTTCAATGAAAAATTAAAG AGTACAGCAGAAGTTCGGGATTCGGGTACGGTGGTGAAGAAAAATGGCAGCGAGCTCGGAAGCAAAAGGCCTCGGAACGAAACGCCTTTGCCAGCTTTTAAG GTGAGAAAAGAGAAGATGGGGGACAGAATCACTGCGCTCCAACAATTGGTTTCGCCTTTCGGAAAG ACTGATACAGCGTCGGTGCTTTCTGAAGCCATTGAATACATCAAGTTCCTTCATCAACAAGTCAGT TTTTTAAGTACTCCATATATGAACAGTACTGGAGCTGCTTCCATCCAACACCAGCAG AATTCTGGTAAATCAAAAGACCCAGATCAAGCGCCAAATCTTCGAAGTCGAGGACTGTGTCTCGTACCCATTTCAAGCACCTTCCCGGTCACCCATGAGACCACTGTGGATTTTTGGGCACCCACATTCGGCGGAAGCTTTAGATAA